A single region of the Geobacillus subterraneus genome encodes:
- a CDS encoding UvrB/UvrC motif-containing protein, translating to MICQECKQRPATMHFTKIVNGEKTEFHLCEQCAKEHGHMFMLYGNDDFPLNNLLAGLLNFQAPMKEVTANAFPNPDLLQCETCKMTYHQFTQIGRFGCADCYRTFARYLPPILKRLHSGNTAHSGKIPKRKGGVLHLRKQLALLKQKLQELVAREEFERAAEVRDQIRSLEDELRQRGEGEM from the coding sequence TTGATTTGTCAAGAATGCAAGCAGCGACCGGCGACGATGCATTTTACGAAAATTGTCAATGGAGAAAAAACGGAATTCCATCTTTGTGAACAGTGTGCCAAAGAGCATGGGCATATGTTTATGCTCTATGGCAATGATGACTTTCCGCTCAATAACCTGTTAGCAGGGCTGCTCAACTTCCAAGCCCCGATGAAAGAAGTGACGGCGAACGCGTTTCCGAATCCGGATTTGCTTCAATGTGAGACGTGCAAAATGACGTATCATCAGTTCACGCAAATTGGACGGTTCGGCTGTGCGGACTGTTATCGGACGTTTGCCCGCTACTTGCCGCCGATTTTGAAACGGCTTCATAGCGGAAATACCGCCCACTCAGGGAAAATCCCGAAGCGAAAAGGCGGCGTTCTCCATTTGCGCAAGCAGCTTGCTTTGCTGAAGCAAAAGCTTCAAGAGCTGGTCGCCCGCGAGGAGTTTGAACGGGCAGCCGAAGTGCGCGATCAAATCCGCTCTTTAGAGGACGAACTTCGCCAACGCGGAGAGGGGGAGATGTAG
- the ctsR gene encoding transcriptional regulator CtsR yields MPNISDIIEQYLKQVLNMSDQDIVEIKRSEIANKFQCVPSQINYVINTRFTLERGYIVESKRGGGGYIRIMKVKTKSEAQLIDQLLELIGHRISQSNAEDVVKRLVEEKVISEREAKMMLSVMDRSVLYIGLPERDELRARMLKAMLTSLKYK; encoded by the coding sequence GTGCCCAACATTTCCGACATTATTGAGCAATATTTAAAGCAAGTACTCAATATGAGCGACCAAGATATCGTGGAAATTAAACGAAGCGAGATCGCTAATAAGTTTCAATGTGTTCCATCGCAAATTAACTATGTCATCAATACGCGGTTTACGCTTGAGAGAGGATATATCGTCGAGAGTAAGCGCGGTGGCGGCGGATATATCCGCATCATGAAAGTGAAGACGAAAAGCGAGGCCCAGCTCATTGATCAGCTGCTCGAGCTCATTGGCCACCGCATTAGCCAGTCGAATGCTGAAGATGTGGTAAAACGTCTTGTTGAAGAAAAGGTGATTTCGGAGCGGGAGGCGAAAATGATGTTAAGCGTGATGGACCGCTCCGTTTTATACATTGGCTTGCCCGAGCGGGATGAACTGCGGGCGCGCATGTTAAAGGCGATGTTGACGTCGCTGAAGTACAAGTAG
- a CDS encoding PIN/TRAM domain-containing protein, translating to MVKRVVQLFFLAVGGTLGAMFLPDLLELLNVSDMPLVNNSYTLAVLGAVVFFLLTFWLVDYVVDMVRWAEETLVKAPAADVLFGSIGLIFGLIIAFLVVMPLQSFRIQVLNTVLPIFLTVLLGYLGFRVGLKKRNELMNLFSLSNRMTKKKGGEVENEAPKGGAVKILDTSVIIDGRIADICQTGFLEGPLVIPRFVLEELQHIADSSDVLKRNRGRRGLDILNRIQKEMAMKVEIHEADFSDVQEVDSKLVKLAKQLQGVVVTNDFNLNKVCELQNVRVLNINDLANAVKPVVLPGEELNVHVIKDGKEHNQGVAYLDDGTMIVVEDGKEYIGKRVDVLVTSVLQTSAGRMIFAKLKLLQKAL from the coding sequence ATGGTCAAACGCGTTGTACAATTATTTTTTCTCGCGGTGGGCGGAACGTTGGGGGCCATGTTTTTGCCCGATTTGCTTGAGCTGTTGAATGTAAGCGACATGCCGCTTGTCAATAATTCCTATACGTTGGCGGTGTTAGGCGCGGTTGTTTTCTTTTTGTTGACGTTTTGGCTTGTCGATTATGTCGTCGATATGGTCCGTTGGGCTGAGGAAACGCTGGTAAAGGCGCCGGCCGCTGACGTGCTCTTTGGCAGTATCGGGCTGATTTTTGGTCTTATTATCGCGTTTTTAGTCGTTATGCCGTTGCAGTCGTTTCGCATTCAAGTGTTGAATACGGTGTTGCCGATTTTTTTGACCGTGCTGCTTGGCTATTTAGGATTTCGCGTTGGGTTAAAGAAACGGAATGAGCTGATGAACTTATTTTCTCTTTCCAATCGAATGACGAAGAAAAAAGGCGGAGAAGTGGAAAACGAAGCGCCGAAAGGCGGAGCGGTAAAAATTTTAGATACGAGCGTCATCATTGACGGGCGGATCGCAGACATTTGTCAAACCGGGTTTCTCGAAGGGCCGCTTGTTATCCCCCGTTTTGTATTAGAGGAGCTCCAGCATATCGCTGATTCTTCCGACGTGCTAAAGCGAAACCGCGGCCGCCGTGGTTTGGATATTTTAAACCGCATCCAAAAAGAGATGGCGATGAAAGTGGAGATTCACGAAGCGGATTTTAGTGACGTCCAAGAAGTCGACAGCAAGCTCGTTAAGTTGGCGAAACAACTCCAAGGTGTGGTCGTCACGAACGATTTCAACTTAAACAAAGTGTGTGAGCTGCAAAACGTGCGCGTCCTCAATATCAACGATTTAGCGAACGCCGTCAAACCGGTCGTGCTGCCGGGCGAAGAGTTGAACGTGCACGTCATCAAAGACGGGAAAGAGCATAACCAAGGTGTCGCCTATTTGGATGATGGGACAATGATCGTTGTTGAAGATGGCAAAGAATATATCGGCAAACGGGTTGACGTTTTGGTCACGAGCGTGTTACAAACATCTGCGGGGAGAATGATTTTTGCCAAACTGAAACTGCTGCAAAAGGCGCTGTAA
- a CDS encoding protein arginine kinase: MSFEKFFNTAVSSWMSQEGPDSDIVLSSRIRLARNIVDFRFPTLFNSEEAKQIVALFERTFAHRSYGGAGRFELLKMSELQPIEKRVLVEKHLISPHLAEDSPFGACLLSENEEISIMINEEDHIRIQCLFPGLQLAEALEAASGLDDWIEGHVNYAFDERLGYLTSCPTNVGTGLRASVMMHLPALVLTQQINRIIPAINQLGLVVRGTYGEGSEALGNIFQISNQLTLGKSEEDIVADLHTIVQQLIAQERAARQALVKTLGIQLEDKVFRSYGILANCRVIESKEAAQCLSDVRLGIDLGYIKNIPRNILNELMILTQPGFLQQYAGGALRPEERDVRRAALIRERLKMEERRKMEGDER; this comes from the coding sequence ATGTCGTTTGAGAAGTTTTTCAATACGGCGGTCAGCTCTTGGATGAGCCAAGAGGGACCAGATTCGGACATCGTTTTGAGCAGCCGCATCCGGCTGGCTCGCAATATTGTTGATTTCCGCTTCCCGACGCTGTTTAACAGCGAGGAAGCAAAACAAATCGTCGCTCTGTTTGAACGAACGTTTGCCCATCGTTCATACGGGGGGGCAGGCCGCTTTGAGCTGCTGAAAATGTCGGAGCTTCAGCCGATTGAAAAACGGGTATTAGTAGAAAAGCACTTAATTAGTCCGCATTTGGCGGAAGATTCCCCGTTTGGCGCCTGCCTGCTTTCGGAAAATGAAGAAATTAGCATCATGATCAATGAAGAAGATCATATCCGCATCCAATGCTTATTTCCAGGGCTGCAGCTTGCTGAGGCGCTCGAGGCGGCGAGTGGATTGGACGATTGGATTGAAGGGCACGTCAACTATGCCTTTGATGAGCGCCTTGGTTATTTAACGAGCTGCCCCACCAATGTCGGAACGGGACTGCGGGCGTCTGTGATGATGCATCTTCCGGCGCTCGTATTGACGCAACAGATCAATCGCATTATCCCTGCCATCAACCAGCTCGGACTTGTCGTCCGCGGGACATACGGGGAAGGAAGTGAGGCGTTGGGGAATATATTCCAAATCTCCAACCAGCTTACGCTTGGAAAGTCGGAAGAGGACATTGTCGCTGATTTGCATACGATCGTTCAGCAGCTGATCGCCCAAGAAAGAGCGGCCCGTCAGGCATTAGTGAAAACTTTAGGCATACAATTAGAAGACAAGGTGTTCCGTTCATACGGCATATTGGCCAACTGCCGCGTCATCGAGTCGAAAGAGGCGGCACAATGTTTGTCAGATGTGCGTTTAGGGATCGATTTAGGATATATCAAAAACATCCCGCGCAACATTTTAAATGAACTGATGATTTTAACGCAGCCAGGTTTTCTGCAGCAATATGCCGGCGGGGCGCTTCGCCCTGAGGAACGGGATGTCCGCCGGGCGGCGTTAATTCGGGAACGTTTAAAGATGGAAGAACGAAGAAAGATGGAGGGTGATGAACGATGA
- the clpC gene encoding ATP-dependent protease ATP-binding subunit ClpC produces the protein MMFGRFTERAQKVLALAQEEAIRLGHNNIGTEHILLGLIREGEGIAAKALMALGLGPDKIQKEVESLIGRGSEVSHTIHYTPRAKKVIELSMDEARKLGHSYVGTEHILLGLIREGEGVAARVLNNLGVSLNKARQQVLQLLGSNESVSGHGGGGASHVSTPTLDSLARDLTAIAREGRLDPVIGRSKEIQRVIEVLSRRTKNNPVLIGEPGVGKTAIAEGLAQQIVNNEVPETLRDKRVMTLDMGTVVAGTKYRGEFEDRLKKVMDEIRQAGNIILFIDELHTLIGAGGAEGAIDASNILKPALARGELQCIGATTLDEYRKYIEKDAALERRFQPIHVDEPTVEESIQILKGLRDRYEAHHRVSISDEAIIQAVKLSDRYITDRFLPDKAIDLIDEACSKVRLRSFTAPPKLKELEQKLEEVRKEKDAAVQSQEFEKAASLRDMEQRLREELEETKRAWKEKQGQENLEVTVEDIAAVVSSWTGIPVSKLAETETERLLKLEEILHSRVVGQDEAVKAVAKAVRRARAGLKDPKRPIGSFIFLGPTGVGKTELARALAEAMFGDEDALIRIDMSEYMEKHSTSRLIGSPPGYVGYEEGGQLTEKVRRKPYSVVLLDEMEKAHPDVFNILLQVLEDGRLTDSKGRTVDFRNTIIIMTSNVGADALKRNKYVGFNIQDGNQQYKDMKSKVMDELKKAFRPEFLNRIDEIIVFHSLEKDHLKQIVRLMADTLVKRLREQDIDLELTEAAIEKIAAEGFDPEYGARPLRRALQKHIEDRLSEELLKGTIAKGQKVAVDVKDGEFVVLSKQAVV, from the coding sequence ATGATGTTTGGCAGATTCACGGAACGGGCGCAAAAGGTGCTGGCGTTGGCGCAGGAAGAAGCCATTCGCCTTGGCCATAACAATATTGGCACGGAACACATTTTGCTCGGACTGATCCGCGAAGGCGAAGGGATCGCTGCTAAAGCGCTCATGGCGCTCGGACTTGGCCCGGATAAAATTCAGAAAGAAGTTGAGTCGCTCATCGGCCGCGGCAGCGAGGTATCGCACACGATTCACTACACGCCGCGGGCGAAAAAAGTGATTGAGCTGTCGATGGATGAAGCGCGGAAGCTCGGTCATTCGTACGTCGGCACAGAACATATTTTGCTTGGACTGATCCGCGAGGGCGAAGGAGTGGCGGCCCGCGTGTTGAACAACTTAGGGGTGAGCTTGAACAAGGCGCGTCAACAAGTGTTGCAGCTGCTCGGCAGCAATGAATCGGTATCAGGGCACGGCGGCGGAGGCGCCTCGCATGTAAGCACGCCGACGCTTGACAGCCTCGCCCGCGATTTAACGGCGATCGCCCGTGAAGGGCGGCTTGATCCGGTCATCGGCCGGAGCAAAGAAATCCAGCGTGTCATTGAAGTGTTGAGCCGGCGGACGAAAAACAACCCGGTGCTGATCGGGGAGCCGGGTGTCGGGAAAACAGCAATCGCCGAAGGATTGGCTCAGCAAATTGTCAATAACGAGGTGCCGGAAACGCTGCGCGACAAACGGGTCATGACGCTCGATATGGGTACGGTTGTCGCCGGGACAAAATACCGCGGCGAATTTGAAGACCGGCTGAAAAAAGTGATGGACGAAATTCGCCAGGCGGGTAACATCATTTTGTTCATCGATGAGCTTCATACGTTAATCGGCGCCGGCGGAGCCGAAGGGGCCATCGATGCGTCGAACATTTTAAAACCGGCATTAGCGCGCGGGGAACTGCAATGCATTGGCGCGACAACGCTTGATGAGTATCGGAAATACATCGAGAAAGATGCCGCGCTCGAGCGCCGCTTCCAGCCGATTCATGTCGATGAGCCGACGGTGGAAGAATCAATCCAAATTTTAAAAGGGCTGCGCGACCGCTATGAAGCGCATCATCGCGTCTCGATTTCCGATGAGGCGATCATTCAGGCAGTCAAACTTTCCGACCGGTATATTACCGACCGGTTCCTGCCGGATAAAGCGATCGACTTGATTGATGAAGCTTGCTCGAAAGTGCGTCTCCGTTCGTTCACGGCGCCGCCGAAACTGAAAGAACTGGAGCAAAAGCTTGAAGAAGTGCGAAAAGAGAAAGATGCGGCCGTGCAAAGCCAAGAATTTGAAAAAGCGGCGTCGCTGCGTGATATGGAGCAGCGGCTGCGTGAAGAGCTTGAAGAAACGAAACGTGCGTGGAAAGAAAAACAAGGCCAAGAAAATTTGGAAGTGACGGTCGAAGACATTGCCGCGGTCGTCTCGAGTTGGACCGGGATTCCGGTATCGAAGCTGGCCGAGACGGAAACCGAGCGGCTGTTGAAACTGGAAGAAATTTTGCATTCGCGCGTCGTCGGCCAAGACGAGGCGGTCAAAGCGGTGGCCAAAGCGGTGCGCCGCGCCCGGGCTGGCCTCAAAGACCCGAAACGCCCGATCGGTTCGTTCATTTTCCTCGGCCCGACCGGCGTCGGGAAAACGGAATTGGCCCGTGCATTGGCCGAGGCAATGTTTGGAGATGAAGATGCCCTCATTCGCATCGATATGTCCGAGTATATGGAAAAACACTCGACATCGCGGCTCATCGGTTCGCCGCCGGGGTATGTCGGCTACGAAGAAGGCGGCCAGCTGACCGAAAAAGTGCGCCGCAAGCCATACTCGGTCGTTCTGTTGGATGAGATGGAAAAAGCGCACCCAGACGTGTTTAACATTTTGCTGCAAGTATTAGAAGACGGGCGGTTAACCGACTCGAAAGGGCGGACGGTCGACTTCCGCAACACGATTATCATTATGACGTCCAACGTTGGCGCTGATGCGCTGAAACGGAACAAGTACGTCGGCTTTAACATTCAAGATGGGAACCAGCAATATAAGGACATGAAAAGCAAAGTGATGGATGAACTGAAAAAAGCGTTCCGTCCGGAGTTTTTGAACCGGATCGATGAAATTATCGTCTTCCATTCGCTCGAAAAAGACCATCTGAAACAAATTGTCCGCCTGATGGCCGATACGCTTGTGAAACGGCTGAGAGAACAAGATATTGACCTTGAACTGACCGAGGCAGCCATTGAGAAAATTGCCGCCGAAGGGTTTGATCCGGAATACGGTGCCCGTCCGCTGCGCCGCGCCTTGCAAAAACATATCGAGGACCGTTTGTCTGAGGAATTATTGAAAGGCACGATCGCCAAAGGGCAAAAAGTCGCCGTCGATGTTAAGGATGGAGAGTTTGTTGTGTTGTCGAAACAGGCGGTCGTGTAA
- the radA gene encoding DNA repair protein RadA, translating into MVKKKTKFVCQECGYESAKWLGRCPGCQTWNSFVEEIERAKPAARGAFLHSEPSGPAKPVPITAVTAAQEPRIETNSAELNRVLGGGIVKGSLVLIGGDPGIGKSTLLLQTSARLAAAGHTVLYISGEESVKQVKLRAGRLHAESNQLYVLAEADLEYIVAAIETIQPACVIVDSIQTVYRTDITSAPGSVAQVRECTAELMKIAKTKGIAIFIVGHVTKEGAIAGPRLLEHMVDTVLYFEGERHHTYRILRAVKNRFGSTNEIGIFEMRDIGLREVENPSEVFLEERSRGAAGSTVVAAMEGTRPVLVEIQALVSPTSFGNPRRMATGLDHSRVSLLMAVLEKRVGLLLQNQDAYLKVAGGVKLDEPAIDLAVAVSIASSFRDRPTNPADVIIGEVGLTGEVRRVSRIEQRVQEAVKLGFSRVIVPNNNLTGWQPPAGVNVIGVSHVAEALEHTML; encoded by the coding sequence ATGGTGAAAAAGAAAACGAAATTTGTTTGCCAAGAATGTGGGTATGAATCAGCCAAATGGCTCGGCCGCTGTCCGGGCTGCCAAACGTGGAATTCGTTCGTTGAAGAAATTGAGCGAGCGAAACCGGCTGCGCGCGGGGCGTTTCTTCATTCTGAGCCATCGGGGCCGGCCAAACCGGTTCCGATTACAGCCGTTACGGCGGCGCAAGAGCCGCGCATTGAAACGAACAGTGCGGAGCTCAATCGCGTGCTCGGCGGGGGAATCGTCAAAGGCTCGCTTGTCTTAATTGGCGGCGATCCCGGCATCGGCAAGTCGACGTTACTGCTGCAAACATCAGCGCGGCTCGCCGCGGCCGGACATACGGTGTTGTATATATCCGGTGAGGAATCGGTGAAGCAAGTGAAGCTGCGCGCCGGGCGCCTCCATGCCGAGTCCAATCAACTGTATGTGTTAGCGGAGGCGGATTTGGAATATATTGTAGCAGCGATTGAAACGATTCAGCCTGCCTGTGTGATTGTCGATTCCATTCAGACGGTGTACCGGACGGATATTACGTCGGCGCCGGGCAGCGTCGCCCAAGTGCGCGAGTGCACCGCTGAGCTGATGAAAATCGCCAAGACGAAAGGCATCGCGATTTTCATTGTCGGCCATGTGACGAAAGAAGGGGCGATCGCCGGGCCGCGTCTGCTCGAGCATATGGTCGATACGGTTCTTTATTTTGAAGGGGAACGGCATCATACGTACCGCATTTTGCGGGCGGTGAAAAACCGCTTCGGTTCGACGAATGAAATCGGCATTTTTGAAATGCGTGACATCGGGCTGCGAGAGGTGGAAAACCCGTCGGAAGTGTTTTTGGAAGAGCGGTCGCGCGGGGCGGCTGGCTCGACGGTTGTCGCGGCGATGGAAGGGACGCGCCCGGTGCTCGTTGAAATTCAGGCGCTCGTTTCGCCGACGAGTTTCGGCAATCCAAGGCGGATGGCGACCGGCCTCGACCATAGCCGCGTATCGCTGCTCATGGCCGTGCTTGAAAAGCGGGTCGGTCTGCTGTTGCAAAACCAGGACGCCTATTTGAAGGTGGCTGGCGGGGTAAAGCTTGACGAACCGGCCATCGATTTGGCGGTCGCTGTCAGCATCGCCTCGAGTTTCCGCGATCGGCCAACCAACCCGGCCGATGTCATTATCGGTGAGGTCGGCTTGACCGGGGAGGTGCGCCGTGTTTCCCGCATTGAACAACGCGTGCAAGAGGCTGTCAAATTAGGGTTTTCCCGCGTCATTGTGCCGAACAACAATTTGACTGGCTGGCAGCCGCCTGCAGGCGTCAACGTGATCGGTGTTTCGCATGTGGCCGAGGCGCTCGAGCATACGATGTTATAA